In a single window of the Verrucomicrobiaceae bacterium genome:
- a CDS encoding LysR family transcriptional regulator has product MELRHLRYFQAVAEELSFSRAARRLRIAQPALSRAVQEMERELGTQLIERERRAPRLTPAGAVLLHETAVLIERFEDAIRRVKRTAKGEEGELRLGYIGPPTRLFLARLLKEYQSRFPRVTVILEERTPERVWEMVFKGRLSVGLTRPVLAHEALGLQTLLLREEKFCAAVPKDHPWTQMASIPWKKLASEPLIILARREGAGSHDAIHAACDAAGFSPRLKHTPSLIGTILQYVESGAGIGIVPESTQSKNIALIPLKPQITIPLVMVWAKEGDDPAVAAFRQLVKEWLRSGRLWE; this is encoded by the coding sequence ATGGAATTGCGCCACTTACGCTACTTTCAGGCCGTCGCGGAAGAACTCAGCTTCTCCCGCGCTGCCCGGCGGCTACGCATCGCCCAGCCAGCTCTCAGCCGTGCGGTGCAGGAGATGGAGCGTGAGCTAGGCACCCAGCTCATCGAGCGTGAGCGCCGCGCTCCACGCCTCACACCCGCAGGTGCCGTGCTCCTGCATGAGACCGCCGTACTCATCGAGCGCTTTGAGGACGCCATACGCCGCGTGAAACGCACCGCGAAAGGTGAAGAAGGTGAGCTGCGCCTCGGCTACATCGGTCCTCCCACGCGTTTATTCCTCGCTCGCTTGCTCAAAGAATACCAGAGCCGCTTCCCACGCGTCACCGTCATTTTAGAAGAGCGTACACCCGAGCGAGTGTGGGAAATGGTCTTCAAGGGCAGGCTCTCCGTCGGCTTGACCCGCCCCGTGCTCGCCCATGAGGCTCTGGGGCTGCAAACGCTCCTGCTCCGCGAGGAAAAATTCTGCGCCGCCGTGCCGAAGGACCATCCCTGGACACAAATGGCCTCGATCCCGTGGAAAAAGCTCGCCAGCGAGCCCCTCATCATCCTCGCTCGTCGAGAAGGTGCTGGCTCCCACGATGCCATCCACGCCGCCTGTGATGCCGCTGGCTTCTCACCACGTCTCAAGCACACGCCCAGCCTCATCGGCACCATTTTGCAATACGTCGAGTCCGGTGCCGGCATCGGCATCGTGCCAGAAAGCACGCAGAGCAAAAACATCGCCCTCATTCCCCTCAAGCCACAGATCACCATCCCCCTCGTCATGGTCTGGGCTAAAGAAGGTGATGATCCCGCCGTCGCCGCCTTTCGCCAGCTCGTGAAGGAATGGCTGCGCAGTGGTCGTCTTTGGGAGTGA
- a CDS encoding 2-enoyl thioester reductase domain-containing protein, whose amino-acid sequence MDRKSSGYLQFTHAGNPALVLEAAERETPAPQGHEVRVKMRYASVNPADLNFIEGTYGRAAVPPCIPGIEGCGEVECVGPEVSSLAPGDVVIPLLGTGCWAQHLTAPEHAFAKLPPQIDRVQAAMLRVNPVTAWLLLQDFTTLEKGAWVAQNAANSGVGRALIQIAKRFGLRTLNFVRRAELVDELKALGADEVILDTDEGLEQAKGILDKAPLRLAANAVGGDSATRLMDLLSAEGSLVTYGAMSRRSLKVPNKFLIFKNLSLRGLWVSRWFDQVSRAQLYDVLEPLTEMILANELVTAVDEIVPWRDHARAITRAQEGGRAGKVLLDFA is encoded by the coding sequence ATGGACAGAAAATCATCTGGTTATTTGCAATTCACCCATGCTGGGAATCCGGCGCTGGTGCTCGAAGCAGCCGAACGCGAGACACCTGCGCCGCAGGGGCATGAGGTGCGTGTGAAGATGCGCTATGCATCGGTGAATCCGGCGGATCTGAACTTCATCGAAGGCACTTATGGCCGTGCGGCGGTGCCACCGTGTATCCCTGGTATCGAGGGCTGCGGTGAGGTGGAGTGCGTGGGGCCAGAGGTGAGTTCACTGGCCCCTGGGGATGTGGTGATCCCACTTCTGGGCACGGGCTGCTGGGCACAGCATCTCACGGCACCGGAGCATGCATTTGCGAAGCTGCCGCCGCAGATCGACCGCGTGCAGGCGGCGATGCTGCGAGTGAATCCGGTGACGGCATGGCTGCTGCTCCAAGATTTCACCACACTCGAAAAAGGTGCCTGGGTGGCCCAAAATGCGGCCAATAGCGGTGTGGGCCGCGCCTTGATCCAGATCGCGAAGCGCTTTGGCCTGCGAACGCTGAATTTTGTGCGGCGGGCGGAGCTGGTGGATGAGCTCAAGGCGCTAGGCGCGGATGAAGTCATCTTGGATACGGATGAAGGGCTAGAACAGGCAAAAGGCATTCTGGATAAAGCACCGCTGCGCCTCGCCGCGAATGCGGTGGGCGGAGATAGTGCGACGCGGCTGATGGATCTGCTTTCTGCGGAAGGCAGTCTCGTGACGTATGGCGCGATGAGCCGCCGCAGCCTGAAGGTGCCGAACAAGTTCCTTATTTTTAAAAACCTGAGTTTGCGTGGCCTGTGGGTTTCACGCTGGTTCGATCAAGTGAGCCGCGCACAGCTCTATGATGTGCTGGAGCCTCTGACGGAGATGATTTTGGCAAATGAGCTGGTGACAGCCGTCGATGAGATCGTGCCATGGCGGGATCACGCCCGTGCGATCACGCGTGCGCAGGAGGGCGGGCGTGCTGGGAAGGTGCTACTGGATTTCGCGTGA
- a CDS encoding GDSL family lipase: protein MKSTLLTTLLLFTLSAAAQTPKAAPAPKPAKPAIPAIKLPPQPPDVAAPKLGPDGKPNTGFMASHERFVKTAKEGKAQLVFLGDSITAGWGGKKEIWEKAFGKYVPANFGIGGDRTQHVLWRIQNGELENIKPKAVVIMIGTNNAGADTPEGIAKGITAIVETVRSKQPQAKILLLAVFPRGEKASPNASRDKLKQVNATIAKLDDGKSIHFLDIGAKFLQPDGSLTREIMPDFLHLSAAGYQIWADAISAKLGELMK, encoded by the coding sequence ATGAAATCCACCCTTCTCACCACACTCCTTCTTTTCACGCTCTCCGCAGCCGCGCAGACTCCGAAAGCTGCCCCTGCTCCGAAACCTGCCAAACCGGCCATTCCCGCCATCAAGTTGCCGCCGCAGCCACCGGATGTCGCCGCGCCGAAGCTCGGGCCCGATGGTAAGCCCAATACGGGCTTCATGGCCTCGCACGAGCGCTTTGTGAAGACCGCAAAGGAAGGCAAGGCGCAGCTCGTCTTCCTCGGGGACAGCATCACCGCAGGCTGGGGTGGTAAGAAAGAGATCTGGGAAAAAGCCTTCGGCAAATATGTGCCTGCGAACTTCGGTATCGGTGGGGACCGCACTCAGCATGTGCTCTGGCGCATCCAGAATGGCGAGCTCGAAAACATCAAACCCAAAGCCGTCGTCATCATGATCGGCACCAACAACGCAGGTGCTGATACGCCTGAAGGCATCGCCAAAGGCATCACCGCCATCGTCGAGACGGTCCGCAGCAAGCAGCCCCAGGCGAAAATCCTGCTTCTCGCCGTCTTTCCCCGTGGTGAAAAGGCCAGCCCCAACGCCAGCCGTGATAAGCTGAAGCAAGTCAACGCGACCATCGCCAAGCTCGATGATGGAAAAAGCATCCACTTCCTGGACATTGGTGCAAAATTTCTCCAGCCTGATGGCAGCCTCACCCGCGAGATCATGCCCGACTTCCTGCATCTCTCCGCCGCGGGCTATCAGATCTGGGCCGACGCCATCTCTGCGAAGCTCGGCGAGCTGATGAAGTGA
- the creB gene encoding two-component system response regulator CreB has translation MTPKILIVEDEPSIAENIVYALEADGFSVITAATGRDALEKIAVQEFQMVILDVGLPDMTGFEVCKTIRRTQSLPIVFLTARSGEVDRVVGLEIGGDDYVVKPFSPRELAARARAILRRVSSVPLPPGAGGGATLPLVIDDIRCQAVYFGTVLTLTRYEFRMLKALAAHPGRVFSREQLMEASSEEPDASMERTIDTHVKTLRSRMRLVKGGLDPIVTHRGIGYSLLEKWPDGVA, from the coding sequence ATGACCCCGAAAATCCTCATTGTCGAAGACGAGCCGTCGATCGCGGAAAACATCGTGTATGCGCTGGAGGCGGATGGTTTCAGTGTGATCACGGCGGCGACGGGGCGTGATGCGCTGGAGAAAATCGCTGTGCAGGAGTTTCAGATGGTCATTCTGGATGTGGGGCTGCCGGACATGACGGGGTTCGAGGTGTGTAAAACGATCCGCCGCACGCAGAGCCTGCCCATTGTCTTCCTCACGGCTCGCTCCGGTGAGGTGGACCGTGTGGTGGGGCTGGAAATCGGCGGGGATGACTATGTGGTGAAGCCTTTTAGCCCGCGTGAGCTGGCAGCGCGGGCGCGGGCAATCCTGCGCCGTGTCTCGAGCGTGCCCCTGCCGCCAGGTGCGGGTGGAGGAGCCACTCTGCCGCTGGTGATCGATGATATTCGCTGCCAGGCGGTGTATTTCGGCACGGTGCTGACGCTCACTCGCTACGAATTCCGCATGCTGAAGGCGCTCGCGGCGCATCCTGGTCGTGTCTTCAGCCGTGAGCAACTGATGGAGGCCAGTAGCGAGGAGCCTGATGCCAGCATGGAGCGCACGATCGACACGCATGTGAAAACGCTGCGCTCACGTATGCGCCTGGTGAAGGGCGGGCTCGATCCCATCGTCACGCATCGCGGTATCGGTTATTCTTTGCTCGAAAAATGGCCTGATGGGGTCGCCTGA
- the tsaE gene encoding tRNA (adenosine(37)-N6)-threonylcarbamoyltransferase complex ATPase subunit type 1 TsaE translates to MTHASEILPTADAAQEWGERLAATLADGDVIALCGQLGAGKTQITRGIVAGMASGAEVSSPTFTLVHEYRDGRLPVFHFDFYRMDRAAEVLGIGWDDFLSETGIIVVEWADLFPDLLPDHTQWFRIESLVDGSRSVTRVERAEITPP, encoded by the coding sequence ATGACTCACGCTTCTGAAATTCTGCCCACGGCTGATGCTGCCCAGGAATGGGGCGAGCGCCTCGCTGCGACGCTGGCGGATGGCGATGTCATCGCTCTCTGTGGCCAGCTAGGAGCGGGCAAGACGCAGATTACGCGCGGTATCGTCGCTGGCATGGCATCCGGGGCGGAGGTGAGTAGTCCGACTTTTACGCTGGTGCATGAGTATCGTGATGGGCGGTTGCCGGTGTTTCATTTTGACTTCTACCGCATGGACCGTGCGGCGGAGGTGCTGGGCATCGGCTGGGATGATTTCCTCAGTGAGACAGGCATCATCGTGGTGGAGTGGGCTGATTTATTCCCGGATCTGCTGCCAGATCACACGCAGTGGTTCCGCATCGAATCACTGGTGGATGGCTCACGCTCTGTCACGCGTGTCGAGCGTGCTGAGATCACTCCGCCGTGA
- a CDS encoding nucleoid-associated protein, translating to MSQIKLRLNTATATRAVLAKIGNPQREEPLQTSKEVFEIAEKDQEVLTALFLKPFKNLVAHRFAHHASLDQHEMNTCARAIFEDEDSLLPRGIEIAQRLYAKSNHPNIKAGDLCIALLKEAHIEGELVSGICILKSDSVTPFLTITARNGDLRLSTENGINPDKIDKGCLILNFRSETGYYVLTFDRGGGDTRFWVREFLGVEAVPDAAFLTNAYAKMAVSFIEEKKPAAGTDDEQTPPWETATAAQEALQYFESRENFDLQEFEREVLKNPDTIAQFNEHRARMEEEQGQPLETNFEISQKDVSKAKKRIAAVLKLDTGVEIHVKPASGEEQPVIERGYDEKKRMKFVKVFYNRDLTAE from the coding sequence ATGTCCCAGATCAAGCTCCGCCTCAATACCGCTACCGCCACCCGTGCCGTCCTGGCGAAAATCGGCAATCCCCAGCGTGAGGAGCCGCTCCAGACCTCGAAGGAGGTCTTTGAGATCGCCGAAAAAGACCAAGAAGTGCTCACAGCCCTGTTTTTGAAGCCCTTTAAAAACCTAGTGGCACACCGTTTCGCCCATCATGCCAGTTTGGACCAGCATGAGATGAATACCTGCGCCCGCGCCATCTTTGAGGATGAAGACAGCCTGCTGCCGCGGGGGATCGAGATCGCCCAGCGGCTCTACGCGAAGTCGAATCACCCCAACATCAAAGCAGGCGACCTCTGCATCGCTCTTTTAAAGGAAGCCCACATCGAGGGCGAACTCGTCAGCGGCATCTGCATCCTGAAAAGCGATAGCGTCACCCCCTTTCTCACCATCACCGCCCGCAATGGCGATCTGCGTCTCTCGACCGAAAATGGCATCAATCCCGACAAGATCGACAAAGGCTGCCTCATCCTGAATTTCCGCTCCGAGACGGGCTACTACGTGCTGACCTTTGATCGCGGCGGCGGCGACACACGCTTCTGGGTGCGGGAATTCCTCGGCGTAGAGGCCGTGCCCGACGCTGCTTTTTTGACCAATGCATATGCGAAGATGGCGGTATCATTCATCGAGGAGAAAAAGCCAGCCGCTGGCACCGATGACGAGCAGACACCTCCGTGGGAGACCGCCACCGCCGCGCAGGAGGCCCTGCAATACTTCGAGAGCCGCGAAAACTTCGATTTGCAGGAGTTCGAGCGTGAGGTGCTGAAAAATCCAGACACCATCGCACAATTCAATGAGCACCGAGCCCGCATGGAGGAGGAGCAAGGCCAGCCGCTTGAGACCAACTTCGAAATCTCCCAAAAAGACGTCTCCAAAGCGAAAAAACGCATCGCCGCAGTGCTGAAACTCGACACCGGCGTCGAAATCCACGTCAAGCCCGCTTCAGGTGAAGAGCAGCCCGTCATCGAGCGCGGCTACGATGAGAAAAAGCGCATGAAATTCGTCAAAGTCTTCTACAACCGCGATCTCACGGCGGAGTGA
- a CDS encoding PH domain-containing protein — protein sequence MQARYLLQHHPTFSEPLSREDIHLLVASGSLARGEMCFDSETGHTHTVGELINGMRSPRTSATEARIARPAYREITPDFEGPPDELVEEADDENEEPEEDEDDGNTYTPSGELILHHSHPSWLAYMKALSLTVLLAIAAGLLFVFHEVFALVALSAALFVLFCVFVARSTRDYIVTPQRVELLWGILGRSSKEARICDIRSIDVYEHGIKGLLGLGTLDFSTAANAGIEVQFLDMRRAHEVKELVRQLQSGTLPTED from the coding sequence ATGCAAGCACGCTACCTCCTCCAGCACCATCCCACCTTCAGCGAGCCACTCTCTCGCGAGGACATCCACCTCCTCGTCGCCAGCGGCTCTCTCGCTCGGGGAGAGATGTGCTTCGACAGCGAGACTGGGCACACGCATACCGTGGGGGAGCTCATCAACGGCATGCGCTCTCCGCGTACATCGGCCACAGAGGCTCGCATCGCACGCCCAGCCTACCGGGAGATCACCCCTGACTTCGAGGGGCCACCAGACGAGCTCGTGGAAGAAGCCGATGATGAAAATGAGGAGCCAGAGGAGGATGAGGACGACGGAAATACTTACACCCCTAGTGGCGAGCTGATCCTACATCACTCCCACCCCTCATGGCTCGCCTACATGAAGGCGCTGAGTCTCACTGTCCTGCTCGCCATCGCGGCAGGGCTGCTCTTTGTTTTTCATGAGGTCTTTGCCCTAGTCGCCCTCAGTGCGGCACTCTTTGTGCTCTTTTGTGTCTTCGTCGCACGCAGCACCCGCGACTACATCGTCACACCCCAACGCGTAGAGCTACTCTGGGGCATCCTGGGTCGTAGTAGTAAAGAAGCCCGTATCTGTGACATCCGCAGCATCGACGTGTATGAACACGGCATCAAAGGCCTGCTCGGTCTCGGCACCCTCGACTTCTCCACCGCTGCCAATGCTGGCATCGAAGTGCAATTCCTCGACATGCGCCGTGCCCACGAGGTGAAAGAGCTCGTCCGCCAGCTCCAGAGCGGCACCTTGCCCACAGAGGATTAG
- a CDS encoding ABC transporter ATP-binding protein — protein sequence MSQNAAPLIATDVHRTYHLAGHDLPVLRGVNLEVSAGQKVFLCGQSGAGKTTLLYVLGGLEQPTAGDVLVHGRSLYKSAAAERARQRNEVMGFVFQHYFLLPELTALENVLLPAMIGGKRAEERARELLGRVGLSQRLDHLPTELSGGEQQRVAIARALINDPGIIYADEPTGNLDASTGSGVIDMLMQVVDEAKKTLIVVTHDRELAKRGDRRLLLIEGKLVED from the coding sequence ATGAGTCAAAATGCCGCGCCACTGATCGCTACGGATGTCCACCGCACCTACCACCTGGCCGGGCATGATTTGCCAGTTCTGCGTGGGGTAAATTTAGAAGTAAGCGCCGGGCAAAAAGTCTTCCTCTGTGGCCAATCTGGTGCTGGAAAGACGACACTCCTCTATGTGCTCGGCGGACTGGAGCAGCCGACAGCAGGTGACGTCCTGGTCCATGGCCGCTCATTGTACAAATCTGCCGCCGCCGAGCGTGCGCGGCAGCGCAATGAGGTCATGGGATTCGTCTTCCAGCACTATTTCCTCCTACCGGAGCTGACAGCGCTCGAAAATGTGCTCCTACCCGCGATGATCGGCGGAAAGCGGGCTGAGGAGAGGGCACGCGAGCTTTTGGGGAGAGTAGGACTCAGCCAGCGTCTCGATCACCTGCCCACAGAGCTTTCTGGCGGTGAGCAGCAGCGTGTAGCTATCGCCCGAGCTTTGATCAATGACCCCGGTATCATCTACGCTGATGAGCCCACGGGGAATCTCGATGCCAGCACAGGCTCTGGTGTCATCGACATGCTGATGCAGGTCGTCGATGAAGCAAAAAAGACCCTCATTGTCGTCACGCATGACCGTGAGCTCGCGAAACGCGGAGATCGCCGCCTGTTGCTCATCGAGGGCAAGCTCGTCGAGGATTAA
- a CDS encoding glycoside hydrolase family 75 protein encodes MNDPRTSPPTPNHAALRQQKGGCGGSFAKLVFFTCLLFLLLLPFTPFAGQIKRGIQDIIRTARDTPERVITKEIIKEVPKEIIKEVVKQVEVVKEVAVGAEPLPDKFIPRKEVDVAKLFNGITIKTDLITEEGGFASLERLDPEAYTAQFQLSIRVPRANQTLPELSRINPALPGMLPGLAQMLTTAKVSGFYHKLYANKTSRVKSDLTRLNKTLDRHNFYDCETILELTHPSTQRRALLIQSEMDVVADGSDGDRMPVLDEYIYLSDFYQPSTSYAWPKLTPTPNPLLAKWEERLTKAKADYAIKGLPAARNRELEALLADLPRQIADMRSRSFLIAEKDPFIVLSLLFRGHEGQHPYTPGLGDYAVVIHEGKLYPAICGDYGPSYKMGEASLLLAKTINPKSTPYIRGADDLKVSYLIFPGTAEKPNAPPNLAKWREKCLSLLGDIGGIGAGHELHTWQDPFAQPAAIPTSPLTPLTPAAPGTAPATTRP; translated from the coding sequence ATGAACGATCCACGCACGTCGCCACCCACACCGAATCACGCCGCGCTCCGCCAGCAGAAAGGTGGCTGCGGAGGCAGCTTTGCAAAGCTGGTGTTCTTCACCTGCTTACTCTTCCTCCTACTGCTGCCCTTCACTCCCTTCGCGGGTCAGATCAAACGTGGCATCCAGGACATCATCCGCACCGCTCGCGATACGCCTGAGCGTGTCATCACCAAGGAAATCATCAAAGAGGTGCCGAAGGAGATCATCAAAGAAGTCGTCAAGCAGGTGGAGGTCGTCAAAGAAGTCGCGGTAGGCGCAGAGCCCCTGCCGGACAAATTCATCCCACGCAAAGAAGTGGATGTGGCAAAGCTCTTTAACGGCATCACCATCAAAACAGACCTGATCACCGAGGAGGGTGGTTTCGCTAGCCTAGAGAGACTCGATCCTGAGGCCTATACCGCACAGTTCCAGCTATCTATCCGTGTGCCGCGTGCCAACCAGACACTCCCCGAGCTCTCTCGCATCAATCCGGCTCTCCCTGGCATGTTGCCCGGCCTCGCACAAATGCTCACCACGGCAAAGGTCAGTGGCTTTTACCATAAGCTCTACGCAAACAAAACCAGCCGTGTGAAGAGCGATCTCACACGGCTAAACAAGACTCTCGATCGACATAACTTTTATGACTGTGAGACCATCTTAGAGCTCACTCATCCTTCCACCCAGCGCCGAGCCCTGCTTATACAGTCCGAGATGGATGTCGTGGCCGATGGATCAGATGGAGACCGCATGCCCGTTTTGGATGAGTACATCTACCTGAGTGATTTTTACCAGCCCAGCACCAGCTACGCCTGGCCAAAGCTCACTCCCACTCCAAATCCACTGCTCGCGAAATGGGAAGAGCGCCTCACCAAGGCGAAAGCCGATTACGCCATCAAGGGCCTGCCAGCCGCACGAAATCGGGAGCTGGAGGCCCTTTTAGCCGACTTGCCACGTCAGATCGCAGACATGCGCTCTCGCAGTTTCCTCATCGCCGAAAAAGACCCTTTTATCGTCCTCTCGCTGCTCTTTCGCGGGCATGAGGGACAGCATCCATATACGCCAGGACTGGGTGATTACGCCGTCGTCATTCATGAGGGCAAGCTCTACCCTGCCATCTGCGGCGACTACGGCCCCAGCTACAAAATGGGAGAGGCCTCCCTCCTCCTGGCCAAGACTATCAATCCAAAATCCACGCCCTACATCCGTGGTGCTGATGATCTGAAGGTCAGCTACCTCATCTTCCCAGGGACAGCGGAAAAGCCGAATGCACCGCCGAATCTAGCCAAATGGCGTGAGAAGTGCCTCTCTCTGCTCGGCGATATTGGCGGCATCGGGGCAGGACATGAACTGCACACCTGGCAGGACCCATTTGCGCAGCCCGCCGCTATACCCACTTCCCCACTTACGCCGCTCACTCCTGCCGCGCCAGGCACTGCACCAGCCACCACTCGCCCGTGA
- a CDS encoding FtsX-like permease family protein: protein MTSAPLFLAIRYLRPTRSFISVITVISMLGVMLGVGVLVTVMSVFKGWQIEYRRMVMGFEPHVVVMQLNNGGETGPQAPQPVDWRPIRDRLAALPEIASATPVAEDRQDGVAVENEGNLQGISILGLPPGADNALAKKLEKHLVSENGGKFDLNDDNIILPDFMAKKIGAKLGDTLVVHAGKSVQQFITDFRAIPENEDDSVRAEKLDNITVLSKELKLVGILRADTAGYRGYVPLNIAQEFFNLDSGITGINLELRDPEHADEFMERLYAEGLLPPEWGWTTWEQEHRDMLESVENQRIMMYFLLIFIMIVAATCVMNTTITVTMKKRREIGILTALGTRAWQIIAIFVSQAAIVALIGVVTGIIGGFAVLSVRNDFRDWVSRVFHIDLFAKDIYFLNEIPAHTDFADLAIICGTAIFLCLLAAVIPSWFAARVDPAVALRD from the coding sequence GTGACCTCTGCGCCACTTTTCCTCGCCATCCGCTACCTGCGCCCGACGCGTAGTTTCATCTCCGTCATCACCGTGATTTCCATGCTCGGTGTCATGCTCGGCGTGGGCGTGCTCGTCACCGTGATGTCGGTCTTTAAAGGCTGGCAAATCGAGTATCGTCGTATGGTCATGGGATTCGAGCCGCATGTCGTGGTGATGCAACTGAACAACGGTGGTGAAACTGGTCCTCAGGCCCCTCAACCGGTGGATTGGCGGCCTATCCGTGACCGGTTAGCTGCACTGCCAGAAATCGCCTCTGCCACGCCCGTCGCGGAGGATCGCCAGGATGGCGTCGCGGTCGAAAATGAGGGCAACCTCCAAGGAATCAGCATCCTCGGTCTCCCGCCCGGTGCGGACAATGCGCTCGCCAAAAAGCTCGAAAAGCACCTCGTCAGCGAAAATGGAGGAAAGTTCGACCTCAATGACGACAACATCATTCTCCCCGACTTCATGGCGAAAAAAATCGGGGCTAAGCTCGGCGACACACTCGTCGTGCATGCGGGGAAAAGCGTGCAGCAATTCATCACCGACTTCCGTGCGATCCCAGAAAATGAAGATGACTCCGTGCGGGCCGAAAAGCTCGACAACATCACTGTCCTGTCAAAGGAACTGAAACTCGTCGGCATCCTCCGTGCAGACACCGCCGGATACCGTGGCTACGTGCCACTGAACATCGCTCAAGAGTTCTTCAATCTCGACAGCGGCATTACGGGCATCAATCTCGAGCTGCGTGACCCCGAGCATGCGGATGAGTTCATGGAGCGCCTCTACGCAGAGGGATTGCTGCCACCAGAGTGGGGATGGACGACATGGGAGCAAGAACACCGTGACATGCTCGAATCCGTCGAGAACCAGCGGATCATGATGTACTTTCTGCTCATCTTTATCATGATCGTAGCGGCGACCTGTGTGATGAATACCACCATCACCGTGACGATGAAAAAGCGCCGCGAGATCGGCATCCTCACGGCCCTAGGCACGCGGGCTTGGCAAATTATTGCCATCTTTGTCTCTCAGGCCGCCATTGTGGCTCTCATTGGCGTGGTGACTGGGATTATCGGTGGATTTGCGGTGCTCTCTGTGCGGAATGATTTCCGAGACTGGGTATCCCGCGTGTTTCACATCGACCTCTTCGCGAAGGACATTTATTTCCTCAACGAAATACCCGCGCACACGGATTTCGCCGACTTAGCGATCATCTGTGGCACCGCGATCTTTCTCTGCCTACTCGCAGCGGTGATTCCTTCCTGGTTTGCAGCCCGCGTCGATCCTGCGGTGGCATTACGGGACTGA